A window of Symbiobacterium terraclitae contains these coding sequences:
- a CDS encoding putative motility protein: MNVAQVQQAVDIWALNKILEVARSQVQQVVRAAPAHLEPHKGTRIDVRV, translated from the coding sequence GTGAACGTCGCGCAGGTCCAACAGGCGGTCGACATCTGGGCGCTGAACAAGATCCTGGAGGTTGCCCGGAGCCAGGTGCAGCAGGTCGTGCGCGCTGCGCCAGCCCACCTGGAGCCCCACAAGGGCACGCGGATCGACGTGCGGGTGTAA
- a CDS encoding ATP-dependent helicase, with amino-acid sequence MSLTLRPDQARVAEYRGGYMAVPAVPGAGKTTVLAYLAADLIAAGLPAPGRVLVVTYTNSAVGNFKSRIGGFLEARGLPRTGYEVRTIHSLAVQIVRQRPEAIGWPDTFAVVDEVRRGAILSALTRRWIAGNREAWEALVRAGEERRQDALGQWDERTQSLMGRLIQSFKARRLSPEDALALTRALPEHLPLRWAAEVYQEYQRALAREGLADFDDLMLGAYRLLKGEPDLLERMQRRWTYIFEDEAQDSYRLQEQVLRLLAGPSGNLVRVGDANQAIMGSFTTAEPDLFRRFGREPGVAVRPLTMAGRSSREIIGLANELVRWTREEHPDPGCRDALEAQWIEPVPPGGGQSNPEPGGRRVLFRAFDSYRGELEGLARMAARSVREYPDATVGVLLPTNAMVDELLAELRALGAPAEAVGRTAPMERLRLASDLLAALAFLAAPHMSERREAVPGFEPYLDGWLEAACLPADELLLRMASDLRLTGADLALAQYLALRARRLLEEEPLYGLADVARELAEGLKTSGWLAEALYDRRGFEPVPGVVYVTTCHSSKGLEWDTVYVGGLTRAQFPGALTDWTPAELWFLPEDHANPEAAAVALLDRLVAAATGGGAPERSVDSPVDGPHDDPVARAKREHIAERLRLLYVAITRARCNLLLSFHRENQRGRKALPTPALVHLSQFAAKAR; translated from the coding sequence ATGAGCCTCACCCTGCGCCCCGACCAGGCCCGGGTGGCCGAGTACCGGGGCGGCTATATGGCCGTCCCCGCGGTGCCCGGCGCCGGCAAGACCACCGTGCTGGCCTACCTGGCGGCCGACCTCATCGCCGCCGGCCTGCCCGCCCCGGGCCGCGTCCTCGTCGTCACCTACACCAATTCCGCCGTGGGCAACTTCAAGAGTCGCATCGGCGGCTTCCTGGAGGCGCGGGGGCTCCCCCGCACCGGGTACGAGGTGCGGACCATCCACTCGCTGGCGGTGCAGATCGTCCGGCAGCGGCCGGAGGCCATCGGCTGGCCCGACACCTTCGCAGTGGTGGACGAGGTCCGCCGCGGCGCGATCCTCAGCGCGCTCACGCGCCGCTGGATCGCCGGGAACCGGGAGGCATGGGAGGCGCTGGTCAGGGCCGGCGAGGAGCGGCGTCAGGACGCGCTGGGCCAGTGGGACGAGCGGACCCAGTCGCTGATGGGCAGGCTGATCCAGTCGTTCAAGGCCCGGCGGCTCTCGCCCGAGGACGCGCTGGCGCTCACCCGCGCACTACCGGAGCACCTGCCGCTGCGCTGGGCGGCGGAGGTCTACCAGGAGTACCAGCGCGCACTGGCCCGAGAGGGGCTGGCCGACTTCGACGACCTGATGCTGGGCGCCTACCGCCTGCTGAAGGGGGAGCCCGACCTGCTGGAGCGCATGCAGAGGCGCTGGACCTACATCTTCGAGGACGAGGCGCAGGACTCGTACCGGCTGCAGGAGCAGGTTCTCCGCCTCCTGGCGGGACCGTCGGGCAACCTCGTCCGGGTCGGCGACGCCAACCAGGCCATCATGGGCAGCTTCACCACCGCCGAACCGGATCTGTTCCGCCGCTTCGGGCGGGAGCCGGGGGTTGCGGTCCGCCCCCTCACCATGGCCGGGCGCTCCAGCCGCGAGATCATCGGCCTGGCCAACGAGCTGGTGCGCTGGACCCGGGAGGAGCACCCCGACCCGGGCTGCCGGGACGCCCTGGAGGCGCAGTGGATCGAGCCGGTGCCCCCCGGGGGCGGCCAGTCCAACCCGGAGCCCGGCGGCCGGCGGGTCCTCTTCCGGGCGTTCGACAGCTACCGGGGCGAGCTGGAGGGGCTTGCCCGCATGGCTGCCCGCTCGGTGCGGGAGTACCCGGACGCCACCGTGGGCGTGCTGCTGCCCACCAACGCCATGGTGGACGAACTGCTGGCCGAGCTGCGCGCGCTGGGCGCTCCCGCTGAGGCCGTGGGCCGCACCGCCCCCATGGAGCGGCTGCGCCTGGCGTCAGACCTCCTGGCCGCCCTGGCCTTCCTCGCCGCCCCGCACATGTCAGAACGCCGGGAGGCCGTACCGGGGTTCGAGCCGTACCTGGACGGCTGGCTCGAGGCGGCCTGCCTGCCGGCCGACGAGCTGCTGCTGCGCATGGCCTCGGACCTCCGCCTGACCGGAGCGGACCTCGCACTGGCGCAGTACCTGGCCCTCCGGGCTCGCCGGCTGCTGGAGGAGGAGCCGCTCTACGGCCTGGCCGACGTGGCCCGGGAGCTGGCGGAGGGCCTGAAGACGTCAGGCTGGCTGGCCGAGGCGCTCTACGACCGGCGGGGGTTCGAGCCGGTGCCCGGCGTGGTCTACGTGACCACCTGCCATTCTTCCAAGGGGCTGGAGTGGGACACCGTCTACGTCGGCGGCCTCACCCGCGCCCAGTTCCCCGGCGCCCTGACCGACTGGACCCCCGCGGAGCTCTGGTTCCTGCCCGAAGACCACGCGAACCCCGAAGCGGCGGCGGTGGCGCTCCTGGACCGCCTCGTCGCTGCTGCGACGGGGGGTGGCGCGCCGGAGAGATCCGTCGACTCCCCTGTCGACGGGCCTCACGACGACCCTGTGGCCCGTGCCAAGCGCGAACACATCGCCGAGAGGCTCAGGCTGCTCTACGTCGCGATCACCCGGGCCAGGTGCAACCTGCTGCTCTCCTTCCACCGGGAGAACCAGCGGGGACGGAAAGCCCTGCCCACCCCGGCGCTCGTGCACCTGAGCCAGTTTGCGGCGAAGGCGAGGTGA
- a CDS encoding PD-(D/E)XK nuclease family protein: protein MSLTPHQKLAERHLSALALRLFTECPLRFRRRYIDGLQLAGLPDDPDEQRALRQGERFHLMARRYYAGLQPGTLGDAGERAELEGWLDRLRRYLPRDPEKVYYPELELRLKEPFEQPSGPDQPALRLMAKFDLLTVESDGTATIYDWKTLRRMPAHQRLAEAFQTVVYRYVLCAAGGAYAPGGRFDPGRVTMVYWNPLRGGVEERFPYGAEPFAADGERLRRVVSEILSTPPDGFLPTGDERICARCEYRPLCHGQAAHWADGEGADVDVPVEEELSEEVAGGGDDPADLPLP, encoded by the coding sequence GTGTCGTTGACCCCGCACCAGAAGCTGGCCGAGCGGCACCTGAGCGCCCTGGCCCTGCGGCTCTTCACCGAGTGCCCCCTGCGTTTCAGGCGCCGGTACATCGACGGCCTCCAGCTCGCCGGCCTGCCCGACGACCCTGACGAGCAGCGCGCGCTGCGCCAGGGCGAGCGGTTCCACCTGATGGCCCGCCGCTACTACGCCGGCCTGCAGCCCGGCACGCTCGGCGACGCCGGCGAGCGGGCGGAGCTGGAGGGCTGGCTGGACCGGCTGCGGCGCTACCTGCCGCGGGACCCTGAGAAGGTCTACTACCCGGAGCTGGAGCTGCGCCTGAAAGAGCCCTTCGAGCAGCCTTCCGGACCCGATCAGCCTGCCCTGCGCCTCATGGCCAAGTTCGACCTGCTGACGGTGGAGTCCGACGGCACGGCGACCATCTACGACTGGAAGACGCTGCGGCGGATGCCCGCACACCAGCGGCTGGCGGAAGCGTTCCAGACGGTAGTCTACCGCTACGTGCTGTGCGCGGCCGGCGGGGCCTACGCCCCCGGGGGCAGGTTCGACCCCGGCCGGGTGACGATGGTCTACTGGAACCCGCTGCGGGGCGGCGTGGAGGAGCGGTTCCCCTACGGCGCCGAGCCGTTCGCCGCGGACGGCGAACGGCTGCGCCGGGTGGTGTCCGAGATCCTGTCCACACCGCCGGACGGCTTCCTCCCGACCGGCGACGAGCGCATCTGCGCCCGCTGCGAGTACCGGCCCCTCTGCCACGGCCAGGCGGCGCACTGGGCCGACGGCGAGGGAGCGGACGTGGACGTGCCCGTGGAGGAGGAGCTGTCAGAGGAGGTCGCGGGCGGCGGTGACGACCCGGCCGACCTGCCGCTGCCGTAA